The Natronoglycomyces albus genome has a segment encoding these proteins:
- a CDS encoding M23 family metallopeptidase translates to MAIQLTEVTDDAQKRQSTSLWRRWLWSVSMLSICCVGSMVALVLFMTNAADQQQPIELASCGTQRTVDLEGDLPSVSGINDEQMHNAAIIVAVGQDMDIPPRGWVIAVATAIQESSLINLGHLGELNDHDSLGLFQQRPSQGWGTPEEITDPVKSSELFYEKLLRVEGWEQMSLTRAAQIVQISAFPDAYAKHEPRSVEIVNALTGGGARVSTVANDAGECAGAGEVSAAGWTVPLDAPVTSGFRTVSRPSHHGVDMPAQHGEPVYAAADGLVITAECNAWAPGGGAYSCDVDGSPSIQGCGWYVNILHASDILTRYCHFERAPEVQVGDQVRAGQIIGYVGSSGNSSGPHLHFEVHLNADRSPAGAIDPEPFMQSVGAPLG, encoded by the coding sequence ATGGCGATCCAACTGACCGAAGTAACCGACGACGCACAAAAGCGCCAGTCCACCTCGCTGTGGCGGCGTTGGCTGTGGAGCGTCAGCATGTTGTCGATCTGTTGCGTCGGTTCTATGGTCGCCCTCGTGTTGTTCATGACGAATGCGGCCGATCAACAGCAGCCGATCGAGCTTGCCTCCTGTGGAACTCAGCGGACGGTCGACCTCGAGGGCGATCTTCCCAGCGTGTCGGGCATCAACGATGAGCAGATGCACAACGCCGCCATCATTGTCGCGGTCGGGCAGGACATGGACATTCCGCCCCGGGGCTGGGTGATCGCGGTGGCGACGGCCATCCAGGAGTCAAGCCTGATCAACTTGGGGCACTTGGGAGAGCTCAATGACCACGATTCCTTGGGGCTTTTCCAGCAGCGCCCCAGCCAAGGATGGGGCACGCCTGAGGAGATCACCGACCCGGTGAAGTCTTCCGAACTTTTCTACGAAAAGCTCCTACGGGTTGAGGGCTGGGAGCAGATGTCATTGACCAGGGCGGCCCAGATTGTGCAGATCTCGGCCTTTCCGGACGCCTATGCCAAACATGAACCTCGGTCGGTGGAGATCGTGAATGCCTTGACCGGCGGGGGCGCTCGAGTCTCCACTGTGGCTAACGATGCGGGAGAGTGTGCCGGAGCGGGGGAGGTCTCGGCCGCAGGTTGGACTGTGCCCCTCGACGCGCCGGTGACATCCGGATTCCGCACGGTTTCGCGTCCCAGTCACCACGGCGTCGACATGCCCGCTCAACATGGTGAACCGGTGTACGCCGCCGCTGACGGGCTGGTCATCACGGCTGAATGTAATGCCTGGGCCCCTGGTGGAGGGGCCTACAGCTGTGATGTGGACGGTTCGCCGAGCATTCAAGGCTGCGGGTGGTATGTCAATATCTTGCACGCCAGCGACATCCTGACTCGGTACTGTCACTTCGAGCGCGCACCCGAAGTCCAAGTAGGCGACCAGGTTCGGGCGGGTCAGATCATTGGTTATGTTGGCTCCTCGGGCAACTCAAGTGGCCCGCACCTGCACTTCGAGGTTCACTTGAACGCCGACCGCAGCCCAGCCGGTGCTATCGATCCCGAACCCTTTATGCAGTCGGTGGGGGCCCCGCTAGGCTAG
- a CDS encoding ATP-binding protein → MGPPRPSAPPATSQHSGAHPIVTPPPAAGPAEPPRPAAPGPQSGPSAPPAATAGGSAQAQGHPRSPAPTSQPQGARLTGAYRAGTQHTGSQPRLGREDSGAYATVPPRDTHPLGTGAHAAGPRTQSHAAQSRHQAPVRPPNQLPSAPPSPMSHPQGPNVAPTPSTRQALVPVEPDRAKDPRRKRDKKGLKEPRPYRLPKPPKVKEKAPTRELTISEISGHATFTPGSITLWYVLPELRWAFRPDPEREALITAISEQFAGLAGWRLHLRRTTRPFPADKWAQTVDFHTPKPLRAVPGGNSWADHLVAAQQHLHKLYHAEGQTFLGISFSRRTLTDSLGEKFGRWFGGGTRFSEREKVARKAEQFDEVLGSFGVRAKRATTQEVEWLLFRSVALGMDPPQLLSGSPNDWEPGDILALTEQIERYRTPYGSTVKLVNRLTGEEKHTAVLTVGRMEELEIPQIHEPWLHFHERAPWPLELSSRVDILGAGEAFRDLDHRLRMIRSQQHDYDEHALDAPPELQRLAERALNVGDEMTTGLPIDAARAHGWHRMAVTADTREECMERARTLMQMYQRELRISLQHPKNQDWLAREFIPGEPVASTGYVRRMPVRLFAAALPQAASTVGDQRGDLIGRTSGTCRRPVFLDLHFATEVRERSGLSVFVAEPGGGKSTLMGALGYLAARRGVQVTLLDPSGPLARLCEMPELKPYSRVLNLTGSEYGTLAPYALIPSPVREHFPDTPTGQREFDIAVQNARSERRMLVQDICSMLVPPQVAREASTARLLRHAARQVPAEESSTLEDIVECLQGAEDHHSGDGAELAALLLDTAEMPLAKLFFGSPPEGTLQDDSILTVITMSGLRLPDLGIEREYWSAEEALALPMLHTAHRLAVRRCYGGDMHRRKMVGLDEAHFMEGWKSGRSFLVRLARDSRKWNLAALVASQNPNDILGLDVQNLVSTVFVGRIAEDPEVAADALKMLRVPRDVGYEHTLASLSEVDAGETGRLSYREFVMRDVDGRVQRIRADFSYMPNLLQHLNTTPGQIPLQDEQR, encoded by the coding sequence GTGGGTCCGCCTCGTCCCAGCGCGCCGCCCGCGACTAGCCAACACTCCGGCGCGCACCCGATAGTGACGCCCCCGCCTGCGGCAGGGCCCGCAGAACCACCGCGCCCTGCCGCGCCAGGTCCGCAATCCGGCCCATCCGCACCCCCAGCGGCCACCGCTGGGGGCAGCGCTCAGGCACAAGGTCATCCACGCTCGCCAGCGCCGACCAGCCAGCCGCAGGGCGCTCGCCTGACCGGTGCCTACCGGGCCGGAACGCAACACACCGGCTCCCAGCCCCGCCTGGGCAGGGAGGATAGCGGCGCGTATGCCACTGTGCCGCCCCGCGATACGCACCCGCTGGGCACCGGTGCGCACGCGGCTGGGCCGCGAACCCAGTCGCACGCTGCACAATCGCGCCATCAGGCCCCGGTACGACCGCCCAACCAGCTGCCGTCGGCGCCGCCCTCACCGATGTCGCATCCGCAGGGCCCCAACGTCGCGCCAACTCCCTCGACTCGGCAAGCGCTAGTCCCCGTCGAGCCGGACCGTGCCAAAGACCCGCGTCGTAAACGCGACAAGAAGGGCTTGAAGGAGCCGCGTCCGTACCGACTGCCCAAGCCGCCGAAGGTCAAAGAGAAGGCCCCCACGCGGGAGCTGACGATTTCGGAGATCTCCGGGCACGCCACGTTCACGCCCGGTTCGATCACCTTGTGGTATGTCCTGCCCGAGTTGCGCTGGGCTTTCCGTCCCGATCCGGAGCGCGAAGCGCTCATCACGGCGATCTCCGAACAGTTCGCTGGCCTCGCTGGCTGGCGGCTGCATCTGCGCCGCACCACCAGGCCGTTCCCGGCCGACAAGTGGGCCCAGACGGTCGACTTCCACACGCCCAAGCCGCTGCGGGCCGTGCCCGGCGGGAACTCTTGGGCCGATCACCTCGTTGCCGCCCAACAGCATCTGCACAAGCTCTACCACGCCGAGGGCCAAACCTTCCTGGGCATATCCTTCTCGCGCCGCACCTTGACCGACTCGCTGGGCGAGAAGTTCGGTCGCTGGTTTGGCGGGGGCACCCGCTTCAGCGAACGGGAGAAGGTCGCCCGCAAAGCCGAACAGTTCGACGAAGTTCTCGGGTCGTTCGGGGTGCGTGCCAAACGCGCCACCACACAGGAAGTGGAGTGGCTGCTATTTCGTTCCGTGGCGTTGGGTATGGACCCGCCGCAACTGCTGTCCGGTTCCCCCAACGACTGGGAGCCCGGCGACATCCTTGCCCTGACCGAGCAAATCGAGCGTTACCGCACGCCGTATGGCTCGACGGTGAAGCTGGTCAACCGGCTCACCGGCGAGGAGAAGCACACCGCCGTCTTGACCGTGGGTCGCATGGAAGAGCTCGAAATCCCGCAGATCCACGAACCATGGCTGCACTTCCACGAACGTGCGCCGTGGCCGCTGGAGCTGTCCAGCCGGGTAGACATTCTGGGAGCGGGCGAGGCTTTTAGGGACCTGGACCATCGGCTGCGCATGATTCGCTCCCAGCAGCACGACTACGACGAACACGCCCTGGATGCCCCACCAGAGCTACAACGTCTAGCCGAGCGGGCGCTCAACGTCGGTGATGAGATGACCACCGGGCTACCCATTGACGCCGCTCGCGCCCACGGCTGGCACCGCATGGCCGTCACCGCCGACACCCGTGAAGAGTGCATGGAGCGGGCCCGCACCCTTATGCAGATGTACCAGCGGGAATTGCGCATTAGTCTGCAGCATCCGAAGAATCAGGACTGGCTGGCCCGCGAGTTCATTCCCGGCGAGCCCGTGGCTTCGACCGGATACGTCCGTCGCATGCCGGTACGCCTGTTCGCCGCCGCTCTCCCGCAGGCCGCATCCACTGTGGGCGACCAGCGCGGCGACCTCATCGGCCGCACCTCTGGCACCTGCCGCCGTCCGGTCTTCCTCGACCTACATTTCGCCACCGAAGTGCGGGAACGTTCCGGCCTGAGCGTGTTCGTCGCCGAACCCGGCGGTGGTAAATCGACGCTGATGGGTGCGCTGGGATACCTCGCCGCTCGCCGAGGCGTGCAAGTGACCTTGCTGGACCCTTCCGGCCCACTGGCGCGCCTGTGCGAAATGCCGGAACTGAAGCCATATTCGCGAGTGCTGAACTTGACCGGTTCGGAATATGGCACGCTGGCGCCCTACGCGCTGATTCCTTCGCCGGTGCGCGAACACTTCCCCGACACGCCGACTGGCCAGCGCGAATTCGACATCGCTGTGCAGAATGCCCGGTCGGAACGGCGCATGCTCGTGCAAGACATCTGCTCGATGCTGGTGCCGCCGCAGGTGGCTCGTGAAGCGTCGACGGCCCGGCTGCTGCGCCACGCCGCCCGCCAGGTTCCGGCCGAGGAAAGCTCAACCTTGGAAGACATTGTCGAATGCCTGCAAGGGGCCGAAGACCACCATTCGGGCGACGGTGCCGAATTGGCCGCGTTGCTGCTGGATACTGCCGAGATGCCGTTGGCCAAACTGTTCTTCGGCAGCCCCCCAGAGGGCACTTTGCAAGACGACTCGATCCTCACCGTCATCACGATGAGCGGGCTACGACTGCCCGACCTGGGCATAGAGCGCGAATATTGGTCGGCTGAGGAAGCACTCGCGCTACCGATGCTGCACACCGCTCACCGGTTGGCCGTTCGCCGCTGCTACGGCGGAGACATGCACCGCCGCAAGATGGTCGGCCTGGACGAAGCCCACTTCATGGAAGGCTGGAAGTCTGGCCGTTCCTTCCTGGTGCGCCTGGCTCGCGATAGTCGTAAATGGAACCTGGCCGCCCTAGTGGCCAGCCAGAACCCCAATGACATCCTCGGCCTTGACGTGCAAAACCTCGTCTCGACGGTGTTTGTCGGCCGGATCGCCGAGGACCCCGAGGTCGCCGCCGACGCTCTGAAGATGCTGCGCGTACCGCGTGATGTCGGCTACGAGCACACTCTGGCCTCATTGTCTGAGGTCGACGCGGGCGAGACTGGTCGACTCTCCTACCGTGAATTCGTCATGCGCGACGTCGACGGGCGCGTGCAACGCATCCGCGCCGACTTCTCCTATATGCCGAACCTGCTCCAGCACTTGAACACCACCCCAGGGCAGATTCCTCTCCAGGACGAACAACGGTAG
- a CDS encoding MmcQ/YjbR family DNA-binding protein has product MSDDILSRLTTICARLPEAQESTTVHHPSFKVRGKAFVMLADPNKWSEVESLWIKSTPGEQQALIQSDPEQYFKPPYVGPSGWIGVRLTKECDWDEVAELVTEGWRLAAPKRAIKAFDEAAAED; this is encoded by the coding sequence ATGAGCGACGACATACTCTCCCGCCTGACCACGATCTGCGCTCGCCTGCCTGAGGCACAGGAAAGCACCACCGTGCATCACCCAAGCTTCAAAGTGCGAGGTAAAGCGTTTGTGATGCTGGCTGACCCGAATAAATGGTCTGAGGTTGAGTCGCTGTGGATCAAGTCCACCCCCGGAGAGCAGCAGGCCCTCATTCAGTCTGATCCCGAACAGTATTTCAAGCCGCCCTACGTAGGCCCGAGCGGCTGGATCGGGGTGCGGCTAACTAAGGAGTGCGATTGGGATGAGGTCGCCGAACTGGTGACAGAGGGCTGGAGGCTCGCCGCCCCCAAACGAGCCATCAAGGCGTTCGACGAAGCCGCCGCCGAGGATTGA
- a CDS encoding 4-(cytidine 5'-diphospho)-2-C-methyl-D-erythritol kinase: protein MSEALARHSRPTGTVRVTVPAKINLHLGVGDLRADGFHDLTTVYQAISLYDTVTVSTSDRSGLRITVTGEGADQVPTDERNLALKAAKLLGIYGHISPAAVIHLDKRIPVAGGLAGGSADAAATLVACAQLWNLRLSDIELEKLAAGLGSDVPFCLRGGIALGTGRGEELNHDLKAAATYHWVVATSQAHISTPECYREVDRLRANDIGRYSYHVQPLLKALEAGLPAEEIAPLLVNDMEAAAVSLRPELSSLMHAGLDAGALAAHVSGSGPTVLFLARDEAHARSLAKSPKLRASAKALHVAHGPVAGPAEQLTGSR from the coding sequence ATGAGCGAGGCCCTTGCCCGCCACAGCAGGCCCACCGGCACGGTGAGAGTGACCGTGCCCGCCAAAATCAATTTGCATCTAGGCGTCGGGGACTTGCGCGCTGACGGATTCCATGACCTCACAACGGTCTACCAGGCGATCTCGTTGTATGACACCGTGACCGTGTCGACCTCGGACCGAAGCGGCCTACGCATCACCGTGACCGGTGAGGGAGCGGACCAGGTCCCTACTGACGAGCGCAACCTCGCACTCAAGGCCGCGAAACTCCTTGGCATATACGGACATATTTCCCCAGCGGCCGTCATCCACCTTGACAAACGCATCCCCGTTGCGGGAGGCCTCGCCGGTGGTTCTGCCGACGCGGCGGCAACACTGGTGGCTTGCGCCCAGTTGTGGAACCTGCGGCTAAGCGATATCGAGCTAGAAAAACTTGCCGCCGGGCTAGGCAGCGACGTTCCCTTCTGTCTACGCGGGGGCATCGCGCTGGGCACCGGACGCGGCGAAGAGCTCAACCACGACCTCAAGGCTGCCGCGACCTACCACTGGGTCGTCGCCACCTCCCAGGCACATATTTCGACCCCGGAGTGCTACCGCGAAGTGGACCGGTTGCGAGCCAACGACATTGGACGCTACTCCTACCACGTGCAGCCGCTGCTCAAAGCTCTCGAAGCGGGCCTACCCGCCGAAGAGATCGCGCCGCTTTTGGTCAACGACATGGAGGCAGCGGCGGTAAGCCTGCGACCGGAACTCTCTTCGTTGATGCATGCGGGCCTGGACGCCGGAGCGCTGGCGGCACACGTCTCCGGTTCCGGGCCGACGGTCCTCTTTCTGGCTCGCGACGAGGCGCACGCGCGGTCGTTGGCGAAGTCCCCGAAGCTACGTGCCTCAGCTAAGGCCCTGCATGTGGCGCACGGCCCGGTTGCCGGACCGGCCGAGCAGCTCACCGGGTCACGCTAG
- the rsmA gene encoding 16S rRNA (adenine(1518)-N(6)/adenine(1519)-N(6))-dimethyltransferase RsmA yields MVQLLTTTAIRKISGGLGIKPTKKWGQNFVVDGNTVRRIVATAQVGPDDVVVEVGPGLGSLTLGLLEQAKRVFAVEIDPKLATALGSTVEHKAPQEAAKLSVIHCDAMRIKASDFDEPPSALIANLPYNVAVPVVLHFLTNIPSVRRGLVMVQKEVADRLTASPGSKIYGAPSVKMAWYTRSKRAGSVSRSVFWPVPNVDSGLVAFERIEPPQADRVEVFKAVDAAFGQRRKMLRQALKEWAGSVARAEAICEAAAIPPTQRGEALDVHQFVALADAKAALDA; encoded by the coding sequence ATGGTACAACTTTTGACGACCACGGCGATTCGGAAGATCTCTGGCGGGCTTGGTATCAAACCCACGAAGAAGTGGGGCCAGAATTTCGTGGTCGACGGCAACACTGTGCGTCGGATTGTGGCCACGGCCCAGGTCGGGCCGGACGATGTCGTCGTGGAGGTGGGGCCGGGTTTGGGTTCGCTGACGCTGGGGTTGTTGGAGCAGGCTAAACGGGTGTTCGCGGTCGAGATTGACCCAAAGCTCGCCACTGCGCTGGGCAGCACCGTGGAGCATAAGGCTCCGCAGGAGGCAGCGAAGCTGTCGGTTATCCACTGTGACGCCATGCGAATCAAGGCTTCGGATTTCGACGAGCCGCCGTCGGCGTTGATCGCGAACTTGCCCTATAACGTCGCGGTGCCCGTGGTGCTGCATTTTTTGACCAATATTCCGTCGGTGCGTCGGGGGCTGGTCATGGTGCAAAAGGAGGTCGCTGACAGGTTGACGGCGTCTCCGGGTAGCAAGATCTACGGGGCTCCGAGTGTGAAGATGGCCTGGTATACGCGATCGAAGCGCGCTGGTTCGGTGTCTCGCTCCGTCTTCTGGCCTGTGCCTAATGTGGATTCTGGTTTGGTGGCGTTCGAGCGCATCGAGCCGCCGCAGGCCGACCGCGTCGAGGTGTTCAAAGCCGTTGACGCCGCGTTCGGCCAGCGCCGCAAAATGCTACGCCAAGCTCTCAAAGAGTGGGCCGGATCAGTCGCGCGGGCTGAAGCCATCTGCGAAGCGGCCGCAATCCCACCCACCCAGCGGGGAGAGGCGCTCGACGTCCACCAGTTCGTGGCTTTGGCCGATGCGAAGGCCGCCTTGGACGCCTGA
- a CDS encoding peptide chain release factor 3, with protein sequence MSQNPSTSTSQVTSEAARRRTFAVISHPDAGKSTLTEALALHGQAISSAGAVHGKGSRRGVVSDWMSMEQDRGISITSASLQFDYRDCVINLLDTPGHADFSEDTYRVLTAVDAAVMLLDAAKGLEPQTLKLFEVCRARRIPVITFINKWDRPAKDALELLEEVENRIGIKPTPVTWPVGIGGDFQGVVERLASKPEEGMVRFERAPGGATLAVSEQLSAEEAASRFGDAYAQAVEESELLAETDANHDQEKFEAGATTPTLFGAALANFGVGQLLDLLVDIAPSPFDRESDAGQRRAVDSDFSGFVFKSQANMNSSHRDQLSFVRICSGRFERGMQVTQAESGRTMSTKYAQTMFGSSRDTVEEAWPGDIIGLVNATGLRVGDTIYAGKKITYPPLPAFAPEHFGALVMTDTSKAKRFRRGIAQLDAEGVVQVLYSERRGDATPVLAAVGPLQFEVTIARLRAEFDAPAHVDNLPYQLARVTDAAGAKALKTAPGVEIFTRPRDGAILAAFPNKWRLQTIQSDYPDVKLVALLAGGQG encoded by the coding sequence ATGTCGCAAAACCCGTCCACCTCCACCTCACAGGTAACGTCTGAGGCGGCTCGCCGCCGCACGTTCGCTGTCATTTCTCACCCCGACGCCGGTAAGTCCACGTTGACTGAGGCTTTGGCCTTGCATGGTCAGGCGATCTCGTCGGCGGGTGCGGTGCATGGCAAGGGCAGTCGTCGCGGCGTGGTCTCGGACTGGATGTCGATGGAGCAGGATCGCGGCATTTCGATCACTTCGGCGTCGTTGCAGTTTGACTACCGTGACTGTGTCATCAATTTGCTCGACACCCCTGGCCACGCCGATTTCTCGGAGGACACCTACCGGGTGTTGACGGCTGTGGACGCGGCGGTGATGCTGTTGGACGCGGCCAAGGGCTTGGAGCCGCAGACGTTGAAGCTGTTTGAGGTGTGCCGGGCGCGTCGCATTCCAGTTATCACGTTTATCAACAAGTGGGACCGTCCGGCTAAGGACGCGCTGGAGCTGTTGGAAGAGGTCGAGAACCGCATCGGCATCAAGCCGACACCGGTGACGTGGCCGGTGGGTATCGGCGGGGACTTCCAGGGGGTGGTGGAGCGTTTGGCTTCCAAACCCGAGGAGGGCATGGTGCGTTTCGAGCGCGCCCCGGGTGGCGCGACTTTGGCCGTTTCCGAGCAGTTGAGTGCCGAGGAGGCCGCGTCGCGTTTCGGGGACGCCTACGCGCAGGCTGTCGAAGAGTCTGAACTGTTGGCGGAGACCGACGCGAATCACGACCAGGAGAAGTTCGAAGCCGGTGCGACGACACCGACGCTGTTTGGGGCGGCGTTGGCCAATTTCGGGGTCGGTCAGCTGCTTGACCTGTTGGTGGATATTGCTCCTTCCCCGTTTGATCGGGAGTCTGATGCCGGGCAGCGGCGCGCGGTGGATTCGGATTTCTCCGGGTTTGTCTTCAAGTCGCAGGCGAACATGAATTCTTCGCACCGCGACCAGTTGTCGTTCGTGCGGATTTGTTCGGGCCGGTTTGAGCGCGGGATGCAGGTGACTCAGGCTGAGTCGGGCCGCACGATGTCGACCAAGTATGCCCAGACGATGTTCGGTTCTTCCCGGGACACGGTGGAGGAGGCCTGGCCGGGTGACATCATTGGCCTGGTCAACGCGACGGGTCTGCGAGTGGGCGACACGATCTATGCCGGTAAGAAGATCACCTATCCGCCCTTGCCGGCGTTCGCGCCCGAGCACTTTGGTGCTCTGGTCATGACTGACACGTCCAAGGCTAAGCGGTTCCGGCGGGGTATCGCGCAGCTGGATGCCGAAGGCGTGGTGCAGGTTTTGTATTCGGAGCGGCGAGGCGATGCGACTCCGGTCTTGGCGGCGGTCGGTCCGCTCCAGTTCGAGGTCACGATTGCTCGGCTGCGCGCGGAGTTCGACGCGCCCGCTCATGTGGATAATTTGCCCTACCAGCTGGCGCGCGTCACTGATGCGGCTGGAGCGAAGGCGTTGAAGACCGCGCCGGGGGTGGAGATCTTCACGCGGCCTCGGGACGGCGCGATCCTGGCGGCGTTTCCCAACAAGTGGCGGTTGCAGACGATCCAGTCTGATTACCCGGATGTGAAGCTTGTGGCGCTTTTGGCTGGCGGGCAGGGCTGA
- a CDS encoding GatB/YqeY domain-containing protein gives MSELKTRLETDMRQALKSGEKVKLNTLRMALTAVRNAEVAGKQARELDDAEVVKVLTKQAKQRREAAEAFDAAGRTEQADLERAEEEILALYLPKQLSEDELEQLVAQAISEGGFAGPQDMGKVMKALQPQVAGRADGKVVSSIVRAKLAG, from the coding sequence ATGAGTGAACTAAAGACCCGCCTAGAAACTGATATGCGTCAAGCCCTGAAGTCCGGCGAGAAGGTGAAACTGAACACTTTGCGGATGGCGTTGACGGCTGTTCGTAATGCGGAGGTCGCGGGGAAGCAGGCGCGCGAGCTGGATGACGCTGAGGTGGTGAAGGTGCTGACCAAGCAGGCCAAGCAACGTCGTGAAGCCGCTGAGGCGTTCGATGCGGCTGGCCGGACCGAGCAGGCCGACCTAGAGCGCGCCGAAGAGGAAATTCTGGCTCTCTACCTGCCTAAACAGCTGAGCGAGGATGAGTTGGAGCAGTTGGTGGCCCAGGCGATCAGTGAGGGCGGTTTCGCTGGCCCGCAGGATATGGGAAAGGTCATGAAAGCTCTCCAGCCGCAGGTGGCCGGTCGCGCCGATGGGAAGGTCGTCTCTTCGATCGTTCGGGCGAAGCTGGCCGGTTAG
- a CDS encoding metallophosphoesterase, with amino-acid sequence MKISRALTAVAGIGAGVGALAILYAATYERVQYTLRHFAVPVLPSGAEPVRVLHISDLHFTPGQVGKQHWVASLAALDPDLVLLTGDNLAHKSAVPTVATALSPLFKAPGAFVFGSNDYFGPVIKNPFTYFNPNRKHKYGDALPVEDLRKTLIDGGWADLNNASADLDVAGMKMHFAGVDDPHFELDDYSAVAGPVPAEADVSIALTHAPEPDVLDEFAADGYQLIAAGHTHGGQVCVPGYGALVTNCGIDRERVKGLHQWSDSAWLHVSAGLGTSPYAPVRFACAPEASLLTLVPREL; translated from the coding sequence ATGAAGATAAGTCGAGCTCTCACCGCCGTGGCGGGCATAGGTGCTGGCGTTGGCGCGCTGGCGATCCTCTACGCCGCCACCTATGAGCGGGTTCAGTACACTTTGCGGCATTTCGCGGTGCCCGTGTTGCCCTCGGGTGCGGAGCCGGTGCGGGTTTTGCACATCTCGGACCTGCACTTCACCCCCGGCCAAGTCGGCAAGCAACATTGGGTGGCGTCACTGGCGGCGCTCGACCCGGACCTGGTCTTGCTGACCGGGGACAATCTGGCGCACAAGTCAGCCGTCCCCACGGTCGCGACCGCGTTGTCGCCGCTGTTCAAAGCCCCGGGGGCTTTCGTGTTCGGCTCGAACGACTATTTCGGGCCTGTCATCAAGAACCCATTTACCTACTTCAACCCCAATCGCAAGCACAAGTACGGCGACGCTCTTCCCGTCGAAGACTTGCGCAAAACCCTCATCGATGGGGGTTGGGCCGATTTGAACAACGCTTCGGCCGACCTGGATGTCGCGGGAATGAAGATGCACTTCGCGGGCGTGGACGATCCGCACTTTGAGCTGGACGACTACTCGGCCGTTGCCGGGCCGGTGCCAGCTGAGGCGGATGTGTCGATCGCCTTGACGCACGCGCCGGAACCCGACGTGCTCGACGAGTTCGCCGCCGACGGATACCAGCTGATCGCGGCAGGCCACACCCACGGTGGGCAAGTATGCGTGCCGGGGTATGGGGCGCTGGTGACCAATTGCGGGATCGACCGTGAACGGGTCAAGGGCCTCCACCAGTGGAGCGACAGCGCATGGTTGCACGTGTCGGCTGGCTTGGGAACGTCTCCATATGCGCCAGTGCGCTTCGCGTGTGCGCCTGAGGCAAGCCTGTTGACGCTGGTCCCGCGCGAACTGTAA
- the rpmF gene encoding 50S ribosomal protein L32 produces MAVPKRRKSRSRTRHRRSQWKAQPPALSPCPCPRKELVPQHRACVHCGLYRGRQVISGNDN; encoded by the coding sequence ATGGCTGTACCAAAACGACGTAAATCTCGCTCCCGCACCCGACACCGCCGGTCTCAGTGGAAGGCGCAGCCACCTGCGCTCTCCCCCTGCCCTTGCCCACGGAAGGAACTGGTTCCGCAACACCGCGCCTGTGTTCACTGCGGTCTTTATCGTGGGCGCCAGGTGATCTCGGGCAACGACAATTGA
- a CDS encoding peptidoglycan-binding domain-containing protein encodes MSLPTLQQGSTGAAVRRVQGLCVAHGGTARHEIESTGGIDRHFGPGTDRAVRAVQSDGAPTVDGIVGRITWTKLTTG; translated from the coding sequence ATGTCACTACCGACACTTCAGCAAGGAAGCACTGGGGCAGCCGTCCGCCGTGTGCAAGGACTGTGCGTCGCCCATGGTGGAACGGCCCGTCATGAAATCGAATCTACCGGTGGCATCGACAGGCATTTTGGCCCGGGAACTGATCGTGCAGTTCGTGCCGTTCAGTCGGATGGCGCACCGACAGTCGATGGAATCGTAGGAAGAATCACCTGGACTAAGCTCACCACCGGATAG
- a CDS encoding ABC transporter permease: MTSITSTVRDTNTMLRRNLVHLRRYPSLTAMIVGMPVVFLLLFVYVFGDVMGTGLAGAEAGRTEYLDFLTPGMLVLTLAAAAQGVAILVARDKEEGIMARFRTMDIARSSILSAHVLGNLFQTAIACVLFLALATALGYRPTASVAGWFTVIGLLILANIALSWLSVALGMAAASVETASNTPMPLLLLPFFGSGFVPVDSMPLGLRWFAQYQPFTPLIDSVRGLLAGETLGNELWLAVGWCVAIALIGYLWARRLFEKMSH; this comes from the coding sequence ATGACCTCTATAACTTCTACGGTGCGTGACACCAACACCATGCTGCGGCGAAACCTCGTTCACCTTCGCCGCTACCCAAGCTTGACGGCAATGATCGTTGGTATGCCTGTCGTATTCCTCTTGTTGTTCGTCTACGTATTCGGAGACGTGATGGGGACCGGGCTGGCCGGAGCTGAGGCTGGCCGAACCGAATACCTTGACTTCCTCACTCCAGGGATGCTGGTTCTCACCTTGGCTGCTGCCGCGCAAGGAGTCGCAATCCTAGTAGCGCGGGATAAAGAAGAAGGAATCATGGCGCGTTTCCGCACCATGGACATTGCCCGGTCCTCAATTTTGTCGGCTCACGTTCTGGGCAACCTGTTTCAAACCGCTATTGCTTGCGTGCTGTTCTTGGCGTTGGCTACCGCATTGGGTTATCGACCCACCGCTTCGGTAGCAGGGTGGTTCACCGTTATCGGGCTACTCATTCTGGCCAATATCGCCCTATCGTGGCTGTCGGTGGCCCTGGGAATGGCCGCCGCATCAGTGGAAACAGCCAGCAACACACCTATGCCATTGCTGCTACTGCCCTTCTTCGGAAGCGGGTTCGTGCCGGTGGACAGTATGCCGCTGGGCCTGCGATGGTTCGCCCAATACCAGCCATTCACGCCATTGATCGACAGCGTTCGGGGCCTTCTGGCTGGCGAGACGCTAGGCAATGAACTCTGGCTGGCAGTTGGCTGGTGTGTCGCCATCGCCCTCATCGGCTACCTATGGGCGCGAAGGCTCTTCGAAAAAATGTCGCACTAG